In the Chitinivibrionales bacterium genome, one interval contains:
- a CDS encoding SDR family oxidoreductase, which yields MKTNVLFVELKGLTNNGHEIKYNRVRRGYYFYETGRKRQNPPVLEIASCSDAIFILWFFIHINRECGGLMDFTQFSCKKKKALVTGGNTGIGLGIAKGLARAGAVVAIAGRDEEKNRKALAELKEIEERCVAFQVDLEETEKIAGFYKKASAEMMGFDILVNNAGMHCRGRADKILLDDFNQILAVNLTAPFVLSQCFAREKIENVKPGTIIMICSLQSEAARPTTAPYAATKGGLKQLVKACAVDWAEFDIRVNGIGPGYIQTEMTQSLYEDPEFDEWVVKRTPLRRWGEPDDFEGAAVFLASDASRFVTGQVLYVDGGWLATF from the coding sequence ATGAAAACAAACGTCCTTTTCGTTGAATTAAAAGGGCTTACAAATAATGGCCATGAAATAAAATATAACAGGGTAAGAAGGGGTTATTATTTTTATGAGACCGGCCGGAAAAGACAAAATCCCCCGGTACTTGAAATAGCAAGCTGCTCTGATGCTATTTTCATTCTATGGTTTTTTATTCATATTAACAGGGAGTGTGGAGGTCTGATGGATTTTACACAATTCAGTTGCAAGAAAAAAAAGGCACTGGTAACAGGCGGTAATACCGGTATCGGCCTGGGTATTGCAAAAGGCCTGGCCCGTGCGGGGGCAGTGGTTGCAATTGCCGGCAGGGATGAAGAAAAAAACAGGAAGGCACTGGCGGAACTCAAAGAGATCGAGGAGCGCTGTGTTGCTTTTCAGGTTGATCTTGAAGAGACCGAAAAGATTGCCGGTTTCTATAAAAAGGCGTCTGCTGAAATGATGGGGTTTGATATTCTGGTTAATAATGCCGGAATGCATTGCCGCGGGCGGGCCGATAAGATTCTGCTTGATGATTTCAATCAGATACTTGCCGTGAATCTGACTGCACCCTTTGTGCTCTCCCAGTGTTTTGCCCGTGAGAAAATAGAAAATGTCAAGCCCGGGACTATTATCATGATCTGTTCGCTTCAGAGCGAAGCGGCCCGTCCCACCACCGCTCCTTATGCTGCGACCAAAGGCGGGCTTAAACAACTGGTAAAAGCATGTGCGGTGGACTGGGCCGAATTTGATATCCGCGTAAACGGTATCGGGCCGGGATATATTCAGACCGAGATGACCCAGTCGCTCTATGAAGATCCTGAATTTGATGAATGGGTCGTAAAACGGACGCCGCTCAGACGATGGGGAGAACCTGATGATTTCGAAGGTGCTGCCGTGTTTTTAGCCTCGGATGCTTCGAGATTTGTAACCGGACAGGTTCTTTATGTCGACGGCGGATGGCTGGCTACATTTTAA